From Myxococcales bacterium, the proteins below share one genomic window:
- a CDS encoding RNA-binding protein encodes MGNRLYIGNLSYDATQDSLRDAFSQSGTVTDVRVMTDRETGRSRGFAFVTMSTSDEATSAIAQMNGALLDGRALRVNEAEDRPAGGGGGGGGRFRR; translated from the coding sequence ATGGGCAATCGTCTCTACATCGGCAACCTCTCCTACGACGCGACCCAAGACTCGCTCCGCGACGCGTTCTCGCAGTCCGGCACCGTCACGGACGTTCGCGTCATGACCGACCGCGAGACCGGCCGGTCGCGTGGCTTCGCGTTCGTCACGATGAGCACCTCCGACGAGGCCACCTCGGCGATCGCGCAAATGAACGGCGCGCTCCTCGACGGCCGCGCCCTCCGCGTGAACGAAGCCGAGGATCGTCCCGCGGGTGGCGGTGGTGGCGGCGGCGGCCGTTTCCGCCGTTGA
- a CDS encoding DMT family protein, whose translation MPTVLLLVVSNVFMTFAWYRHLRHQAASPLWVAVVTSWGIAFFEYCFAVPANRLGYGRLSLVELKVTQEVISLAVFGVFATLWMKEKLSWNHAAAAVCLVGAAYFTFRK comes from the coding sequence GTGCCTACGGTCCTCCTCCTCGTGGTCTCGAACGTGTTCATGACCTTCGCTTGGTATCGCCACCTCCGGCACCAGGCGGCGTCGCCGCTGTGGGTCGCCGTCGTCACGAGCTGGGGCATCGCGTTCTTCGAGTACTGCTTCGCCGTGCCAGCCAATCGCCTCGGGTACGGCAGGCTCTCGCTCGTCGAGCTGAAGGTCACCCAGGAGGTGATCTCGCTCGCGGTCTTCGGTGTGTTCGCCACGCTGTGGATGAAAGAGAAGCTCTCGTGGAACCACGCTGCGGCGGCCGTCTGTTTGGTGGGAGCGGCCTACTTCACGTTTCGTAAGTAG
- a CDS encoding aldo/keto reductase encodes MSPRALGRTGISVPLVGLGCGPLGDARLSDEDAERLLRVALEQGLTLFDTAPSYGLSEARIGRFLRGSSSSRAGVIVVTKLGYGVAGVPDWTPACLSLGVDQALATLGVDVLDVALLHSCSEDRLADEGLLRALMDAKQAGKIRAFGYSGDGAGLVAAVRSGAFDVVECSVSCLDRSGLDAVRGAGLGVIAKRALANAPWRGNPDGRDDIAEYVRRYDALFGSAPMTFADDELFLRFASFLPEVHCTLVGTTRADAIVRAAELVARGPLPAAVTDELRARYAPFERVFHGVV; translated from the coding sequence ATGAGCCCACGTGCGCTCGGCAGGACCGGGATCTCCGTGCCTCTCGTGGGGCTCGGCTGCGGCCCCTTGGGCGACGCGCGTCTCTCGGACGAGGACGCCGAACGGCTCTTGAGGGTAGCTCTCGAGCAGGGGCTCACCCTCTTCGACACGGCCCCGAGCTACGGGCTCTCGGAGGCACGCATCGGGCGGTTCCTCCGGGGCTCGTCCTCGTCGCGTGCCGGGGTGATCGTCGTGACCAAGCTCGGTTACGGTGTAGCCGGGGTGCCCGACTGGACCCCCGCGTGCCTCTCCCTCGGCGTCGACCAGGCGCTCGCCACGTTGGGCGTCGACGTCCTCGACGTGGCGCTGCTCCACTCGTGCTCGGAGGACCGGCTCGCCGACGAGGGCCTCCTTCGCGCCCTCATGGACGCCAAACAGGCTGGAAAAATAAGGGCGTTCGGATACTCGGGCGATGGCGCGGGGCTCGTCGCTGCCGTCCGCTCGGGGGCGTTCGACGTCGTGGAGTGCTCGGTGAGCTGCCTCGACCGGAGCGGCCTCGACGCCGTGCGAGGGGCCGGTCTCGGTGTCATTGCGAAGCGGGCCCTGGCGAATGCCCCGTGGCGGGGCAACCCCGACGGGCGTGACGACATCGCCGAGTATGTACGTCGCTACGATGCCCTCTTCGGCTCCGCCCCCATGACCTTCGCGGACGACGAGCTCTTCCTGCGCTTCGCGTCGTTCCTCCCGGAGGTGCATTGCACGCTCGTGGGGACGACCCGCGCCGACGCCATCGTCCGCGCCGCCGAGCTCGTCGCAAGGGGCCCTCTGCCCGCCGCCGTCACCGACGAGCTCCGGGCACGTTATGCCCCGTTCGAGCGTGTGTTCCACGGCGTCGTGTGA
- a CDS encoding alpha amylase C-terminal domain-containing protein, whose translation MNAPERPRRSSRRALSSAPVVPVFVVAAWAVACGAVAQSQGSSESPDPRPSATSVVTSEPPKDAGAPDARPPRSTAGPGAHVTDKGVLFRVWAPAATLAFVDGDMGRVALAKENDGLFAGEVSGAKIGQSYRFVLATPAGELTRLDPYCRQRGADRVSCIVTDPFAFSWTDGAFVRPPKSTQIVYEMHVGSFSRDPAKGHGTFASTKARLDDLADLGVNVLELMPVFEFGGNPNGWGYNPHLHFAPKSSYGTADELRALVDAAHAKGMAVWLDAVVNHHDGWREAPLRCFDGVCPGGSAGVYYFGPGAYASTPWGPRPKFDEPAVRAMFVDATRAFIDEFHGDGFRWDSTSNVRGIDGQGTTPGGKELLVAQNEVARQKGATTTAEDLKGFAELTRPVSRGGFGFDAQWDGFGYDVMKVLEPASDDGRDLGLLESILRGGYDGDGFARVLFTETHDTVGNGGRRFPNRVDPDNPESFAARRRSMLGAALLFTAPGVPMLFQGQEGLALGTFTDPPVTLAPRSPEGEKVRAFYKDLVALRKNTAGKAGGLAEAGVEILHRNDAAKVLVYRRHGASGEDVLVAVNLRNRAYARYDFGVRDGGVYRVRLTSDRAAYGSDFADASVAPITALAQPYDQKPFTLPIALGAYGVVVLSR comes from the coding sequence ATGAACGCTCCGGAACGCCCCCGACGCTCGTCCCGCCGGGCGCTCTCGTCGGCTCCCGTCGTGCCTGTCTTCGTCGTCGCCGCGTGGGCGGTCGCGTGTGGGGCGGTCGCGCAGTCGCAAGGGTCCTCCGAGTCTCCCGACCCACGTCCCTCGGCGACCAGCGTCGTCACGTCCGAGCCGCCGAAGGACGCCGGCGCTCCCGACGCGAGGCCCCCGAGGTCCACGGCGGGGCCAGGCGCCCACGTCACCGACAAGGGCGTGCTCTTCCGCGTGTGGGCCCCCGCGGCCACACTCGCGTTCGTGGACGGGGACATGGGGCGCGTCGCACTCGCGAAGGAGAACGACGGCCTCTTCGCCGGCGAGGTCTCCGGCGCGAAGATCGGCCAGAGCTACCGCTTCGTGCTCGCGACGCCCGCCGGAGAGCTCACGCGCCTCGACCCGTACTGCCGCCAGCGGGGCGCCGACCGCGTGAGCTGTATCGTTACGGATCCATTCGCGTTTTCGTGGACCGATGGCGCCTTCGTGCGGCCACCGAAGAGCACGCAGATCGTCTACGAGATGCACGTCGGGAGCTTCTCGCGGGACCCTGCGAAGGGCCATGGAACGTTCGCCTCGACCAAGGCTCGCCTCGACGATCTCGCCGACCTCGGCGTGAACGTGCTCGAGCTCATGCCCGTGTTCGAGTTCGGTGGGAACCCGAACGGGTGGGGATACAACCCGCACCTCCACTTCGCGCCCAAGAGCTCGTACGGCACGGCCGACGAGCTCCGCGCGCTCGTCGATGCCGCGCACGCGAAGGGGATGGCGGTGTGGCTCGACGCGGTCGTGAACCACCACGACGGGTGGCGCGAGGCCCCGCTCCGCTGCTTCGACGGCGTGTGCCCGGGTGGCTCCGCCGGGGTCTACTATTTCGGCCCGGGCGCGTACGCGAGCACCCCGTGGGGGCCTCGACCGAAGTTCGACGAGCCTGCGGTGCGGGCCATGTTCGTCGACGCGACCCGCGCGTTCATCGACGAATTTCACGGGGACGGGTTCCGCTGGGACTCGACGTCGAACGTGCGCGGCATCGACGGCCAAGGCACGACCCCCGGCGGGAAAGAGCTGCTCGTGGCCCAGAACGAGGTCGCGCGGCAGAAAGGCGCCACCACGACCGCCGAGGACCTCAAGGGGTTCGCCGAGCTCACACGCCCCGTCTCGCGAGGGGGCTTCGGGTTCGACGCCCAGTGGGACGGCTTCGGCTACGACGTGATGAAGGTGCTCGAGCCCGCGTCGGACGACGGGCGGGACCTCGGCCTGCTCGAGAGCATCTTGCGGGGCGGCTACGACGGCGACGGCTTCGCGCGTGTGCTCTTCACGGAGACGCACGACACGGTCGGCAACGGGGGCCGGCGCTTCCCGAACCGCGTCGATCCGGACAATCCCGAGAGCTTCGCCGCGCGTCGCCGCTCGATGCTCGGGGCGGCGCTCCTCTTCACGGCGCCCGGGGTTCCGATGCTGTTCCAAGGTCAGGAGGGCCTGGCGCTCGGTACGTTCACCGACCCGCCCGTGACGCTCGCTCCGCGCTCTCCGGAGGGCGAAAAGGTGCGTGCGTTCTACAAGGATCTCGTGGCGCTCCGAAAAAATACGGCCGGGAAGGCCGGTGGGCTCGCCGAGGCGGGGGTCGAGATCCTGCACCGCAACGACGCGGCCAAGGTGCTCGTCTACCGGCGCCACGGCGCCTCCGGGGAGGACGTGCTCGTCGCCGTGAACCTCAGGAACCGCGCCTACGCACGGTACGACTTCGGCGTGCGTGACGGCGGGGTCTACCGTGTTCGCCTCACGAGCGACCGCGCGGCGTACGGCTCGGACTTCGCCGACGCGAGCGTCGCTCCCATCACGGCGCTCGCGCAGCCCTACGACCAAAAGCCCTTCACGTTGCCCATCGCGCTCGGCGCGTACGGTGTGGTGGTGCTCTCGCGATGA